The Caulifigura coniformis genome includes a region encoding these proteins:
- a CDS encoding histidine triad nucleotide-binding protein, with protein sequence MAKTIFKRIIDREIPAAIVYEDDEVLAFNDNNPQAPVHVLVIPKKELPSVADAGDDDTLLLGKLLMAVRNIARQQGLENGYRIVINTGPDGGQTVSHLHLHLLGKRPLHWPPG encoded by the coding sequence ATGGCGAAGACCATCTTCAAGCGGATCATCGACAGGGAGATTCCGGCCGCGATCGTTTACGAAGACGACGAGGTCCTCGCCTTCAACGACAACAATCCACAGGCCCCGGTCCACGTTCTGGTGATCCCGAAGAAGGAGCTCCCCTCCGTCGCCGATGCGGGCGATGACGACACGCTGCTCCTCGGCAAGCTGCTGATGGCTGTCCGGAATATCGCCCGGCAGCAGGGTCTCGAGAACGGCTACCGCATCGTCATCAACACCGGCCCCGACGGCGGACAGACCGTCTCCCATCTCCACCTGCATCTCCTCGGCAAACGCCCGCTGCACTGGCCGCCCGGCTGA
- a CDS encoding cation:proton antiporter domain-containing protein — protein MAAPEALPALPPGKRRAAVGLGLYSLLLIQAVSSFLIVRWMGERNAFGIVASHVPAATATSAPRASAVDIEFHVLVTLVAVIGAGHLLARLFRRWGQPPVVGEVVAGICLGPSVLGYFAPSLMHQLIPSTTADPQGAVAAALKMIGELGVLLYMFVVGLDLNLVKLRNKAGAAVAISHASILFPFVLGAVLSLWLHPLYAPENIAFTPFALFLGIAMSITAFPVLARILTDRNLETTPLGMMAMACAAADDATAWCLLAVVVGIVQTQAGSTIAVCLSALGYILAMFVVVRPLVVAWCRRVDLQVGALTNGVLAAGCVGALLSALITKTIGIHAIFGAFLLGAVIPSDSRVAGFLKTRLRDSVTVLLLPAFFAYTGMRTQIGLVSGWQQWLAVAVIIVVATAGKFGGTVMAARWTGIGWRDSAALGVLMNTRGLMELIVLNIGLDLGVISPTLFAMMVLMALVTTISTSPILARLMPESLKAEPPTLAPARPPLR, from the coding sequence GTGGCCGCTCCCGAGGCACTCCCCGCTCTCCCACCCGGAAAACGCCGCGCGGCCGTCGGCCTCGGCCTCTACTCCCTCCTGCTCATCCAGGCCGTCTCCAGCTTCCTGATCGTCCGCTGGATGGGCGAACGAAATGCGTTCGGCATCGTCGCCAGCCATGTCCCCGCAGCCACCGCAACGAGCGCCCCCAGGGCCTCCGCTGTGGACATCGAGTTTCACGTCCTGGTGACCCTGGTCGCGGTGATCGGCGCCGGCCACCTGCTCGCCCGCCTCTTCCGCCGCTGGGGACAACCTCCCGTCGTTGGTGAAGTCGTCGCCGGCATCTGCCTGGGACCATCGGTCCTTGGCTATTTCGCCCCCTCGCTGATGCACCAGCTGATTCCGTCCACGACCGCCGATCCCCAGGGGGCGGTCGCCGCAGCACTCAAGATGATCGGAGAGCTGGGGGTTCTGCTCTACATGTTTGTCGTCGGGCTCGATCTCAATCTGGTCAAGCTCCGCAACAAGGCGGGCGCGGCCGTCGCCATTTCCCACGCCAGCATTCTGTTCCCGTTCGTCCTCGGCGCCGTCCTCTCACTCTGGCTGCATCCGCTCTACGCGCCCGAAAACATCGCCTTTACGCCATTCGCGCTGTTCCTCGGCATCGCCATGTCGATCACGGCGTTCCCCGTCCTGGCCCGCATCCTCACCGACCGCAACCTCGAAACCACTCCCCTCGGCATGATGGCCATGGCCTGTGCCGCGGCCGATGACGCGACCGCGTGGTGCCTGCTCGCTGTGGTGGTCGGCATCGTCCAGACCCAGGCCGGAAGCACCATTGCCGTCTGCCTCAGTGCGCTGGGGTACATCCTGGCAATGTTCGTCGTGGTCCGGCCCCTCGTCGTCGCCTGGTGCCGACGTGTCGATCTGCAGGTCGGCGCCCTGACAAACGGCGTCCTCGCGGCCGGCTGCGTCGGCGCCCTGCTCTCGGCCCTGATCACGAAGACGATCGGCATCCATGCCATCTTCGGAGCCTTCCTGCTGGGAGCGGTGATCCCCAGCGACAGCCGGGTCGCCGGCTTCCTCAAGACGCGTCTTCGTGATTCCGTGACTGTCCTCCTCCTCCCGGCGTTCTTCGCCTATACCGGAATGCGGACGCAGATCGGCCTCGTCTCTGGATGGCAGCAGTGGCTCGCCGTCGCCGTGATCATCGTCGTGGCAACCGCGGGGAAATTTGGCGGGACAGTGATGGCCGCCCGCTGGACCGGAATCGGCTGGCGCGACTCCGCCGCGCTCGGCGTCCTGATGAACACCCGTGGCCTGATGGAGCTGATCGTGCTCAACATCGGCCTCGATCTGGGTGTCATTTCCCCAACGCTCTTCGCCATGATGGTCCTCATGGCGCTGGTCACCACAATCAGCACGTCACCGATCCTGGCGCGTCTGATGCCCGAATCGCTGAAGGCCGAACCACCCACCCTTGCCCCGGCCCGGCCGCCCCTCCGTTGA
- a CDS encoding c-type heme family protein — protein sequence MQTCTTKGGILSVCITTLLLLDHVRSDDRPPAKAPEKQPPSLAEARARAQLLHETLHSTLHVVHRDFYREDDGLPIPAASMTRVFRHLEEEQGVVLRWLAVDGEAMNVDHKARDDFERAAVKAIQADQKPFESREGGVYRRAAAITLRSECLKCHVPNRKSLEDRFAGLIISMPFAAGE from the coding sequence ATGCAAACCTGCACCACGAAAGGCGGCATCCTGTCGGTCTGCATCACCACGTTGCTGCTTCTCGACCACGTCCGCTCGGACGACCGGCCGCCTGCGAAAGCCCCTGAAAAGCAACCACCGTCACTGGCCGAGGCCCGAGCCCGCGCACAGCTGCTGCACGAAACCCTCCATTCCACGTTGCATGTCGTGCATCGCGACTTCTATCGTGAAGACGATGGACTTCCGATTCCCGCGGCGTCGATGACGCGCGTGTTTCGTCACCTCGAAGAGGAGCAGGGGGTCGTGCTTCGCTGGTTGGCAGTCGACGGCGAGGCGATGAACGTTGACCATAAGGCCCGCGACGATTTCGAGCGGGCCGCCGTGAAAGCGATCCAGGCGGACCAGAAACCGTTCGAGTCGAGGGAAGGAGGCGTTTATCGTCGGGCGGCCGCGATCACGCTCCGTTCCGAATGTCTCAAGTGCCACGTTCCGAACCGGAAAAGTCTCGAAGACCGTTTCGCCGGACTGATCATTTCGATGCCCTTCGCCGCCGGGGAGTAG
- a CDS encoding DUF542 domain-containing protein has protein sequence MPDHDSPLPEWILDVPQSAEIFDRWGLDTSCGGKSLDFVCRQAGLDPAVILAELMPLLPPEAQVAPPPAQPLGQS, from the coding sequence GTGCCCGACCACGATTCCCCGCTGCCCGAATGGATTCTCGACGTCCCTCAGTCGGCCGAAATCTTCGACCGCTGGGGGCTCGACACGTCCTGCGGTGGAAAGTCGCTCGACTTCGTCTGCCGGCAGGCCGGCCTGGATCCAGCCGTCATCCTCGCCGAGCTGATGCCCCTGCTTCCGCCCGAGGCTCAGGTCGCCCCGCCGCCCGCTCAGCCCCTTGGCCAGTCGTAG
- a CDS encoding metallophosphoesterase family protein, which produces MTCHFSGIEHPIGRRAFLQRAGLVLLGSAATSGWSAESGTPLRIGLITDLHYADKEAAGTRYYRETLGKLASAGAEFASEPPAFLVELGDLIDAADGVDVELGYLKRINREFASLCKDRWYVLGNHCVDLLTKEEFLGGVEQEKSYTSFDRGGWHFVILDACFSSNGKPYGRKMSSWKDANIPPAEMEWLEADLKAAKRPTIVFAHQRLDVSNDHGVKNCPEVRKLLEQSGNVQAVFQGHSHKNDYKEIAGIHYCTLRAMVEGSGPENSGASLLTLREDGAMMLKGFRQQSSYDWPRG; this is translated from the coding sequence ATGACTTGTCATTTCTCCGGTATCGAACATCCGATTGGCCGCCGCGCGTTTCTCCAGCGCGCCGGGTTGGTCCTGCTCGGAAGTGCGGCGACATCCGGCTGGTCGGCGGAGTCCGGGACGCCGCTGCGGATCGGGCTCATCACCGATCTGCACTACGCGGACAAGGAGGCCGCGGGAACTCGCTACTACCGCGAGACGCTCGGCAAGCTGGCGTCGGCGGGAGCAGAGTTCGCTTCGGAACCGCCGGCGTTCCTCGTGGAACTGGGCGACCTGATCGACGCGGCGGATGGCGTCGATGTCGAACTGGGCTACCTGAAGCGGATCAATCGGGAGTTCGCCTCGCTGTGCAAGGATCGCTGGTATGTGCTCGGAAACCACTGCGTCGATCTGCTGACGAAAGAAGAGTTCCTGGGCGGCGTCGAGCAGGAGAAGTCGTACACGTCATTCGATCGCGGCGGCTGGCACTTCGTGATTCTCGATGCGTGCTTCAGCAGCAATGGCAAGCCGTACGGCCGCAAGATGTCATCGTGGAAGGACGCCAACATCCCGCCAGCGGAGATGGAATGGCTGGAGGCGGATCTCAAGGCGGCGAAGCGGCCGACGATCGTGTTTGCCCACCAGCGGCTGGATGTCTCGAACGATCACGGAGTGAAGAACTGCCCGGAGGTGCGGAAGCTCCTCGAACAGTCGGGCAATGTGCAGGCGGTGTTCCAGGGTCACAGCCACAAGAACGACTACAAGGAGATCGCCGGCATCCATTACTGCACGCTGCGGGCGATGGTCGAGGGCTCGGGCCCAGAGAACAGCGGCGCCTCGCTGCTGACGCTTCGCGAAGATGGCGCGATGATGCTGAAAGGCTTCCGCCAGCAGAGCAGCTACGACTGGCCAAGGGGCTGA